The following DNA comes from Vanessa tameamea isolate UH-Manoa-2023 chromosome 23, ilVanTame1 primary haplotype, whole genome shotgun sequence.
ATAAGATTAGGAAAAGAACTTAGTAACagatacaatacaaattatataataatttgtaataataaataaatattggacgacatcacatacattactctgatccaaatgtaagtagctaaagcacttgtgttatggaaaatcagaagtaacgacggtaccacaaacacccagacccgaggcaacatagaaaaccaatgaactttttctacatcgactcggccgggaatcgaacccgggacctcggagcggcgtacccatgaaaaccggtgtacacactactcgaccatggaggttgTAATAAGATCcaagtattatgtatttaaaaataaaaagatttttttttagaattagtgATTGACTTTTGACAGTCAATACggaattaatattgtttgaatctaatattttattacgatttcGATTCGACTACACACCATTAGAAGCAAAGTTGCGCtgataatatagttattataaatttaaaaaaaaacagttacttTTTTACTCCGTGtaagggttttgtgcaagctcgtcgagataggtaccacccactcatcagctaTTCTACCGTCGAACAGAagttctcagtattgttgggttccggtttgaagggtgagtgagccagtgtaataggcacaaggtacatattatgttagcccaaggttggtggcgcattggcaatataagaaatggttactttttcttaaagaaccattgtctataggcagtggtgaccactaaccatcaggtgacctatttgctcgttcgcctacatatatcataaagaaaAGCTATCAAGCAGTTTAGCCGCatagtaacaataataacaaacagtATGGCAAGTAATATGCTTAGGCTCAAATATATCCTAACTCAGATAATGTCATGTATGAATTATATGTAATCTTTTAAGCTGTGGAAATTACTCTAACGTTTTATATCTTCGATAACAATGATAAAATACGCTTAGCATACATATGATAAATTTTCCATTGTTCggatgtattattttatttatccgcTGAATAATCTAGAGTTAATCTTAGATCgaatgaaatgtatatatttatatatttgacgatACGCGGCGCGAGTAGGTATTTTGAAATGCTATGCTCTTTCATAAACCTTACCCGGACACGTAACGTGCGATAGAGATAGATGCAAGTCTTGAAGGAAACTTTCtggaatatattgtttatatcttttTCTCCCCTTTAACCCTTTACATTATGTGACGCTCTTTGTTTTGGTTCTTACGTTTCTTTTTCTGGCGATTcagtttagtttaattaaaaaaagtagataCGCTTGGAgatgtttttaagtaaaaaataattatttttagatgtttaatgtttcattatatcgacaaaatattcaaaaattatgaatattaggCAAAAGGAATAAAACTTTGTTCGTTTTTTGCATGAAAATTTACAGcttcacaattattttaacgCGCGCAATTTTACAAAGAATAACTAACTATTAAATTAggaaaaactgttttaaaaattaataaactgtataaataaattactgcaataataatatatcatatcagAGAAACTACATATAAGTTACAGAGTTATAAAGAATACTAATTTCTTAAAGATATCTTAGATTGCTAAAGAGCGAATCTCTTGAAGCGCAGAAGAAGTTATCCGATTCAGATTGAATTTCAAGATtcattcgaataaaaaatattttaaatattaattataaaaaaaataactgctaGACTAGTAAGTTcactatttaaaagaatatccacaattgcaatttaaaatgaaGTTACACTTGAAATTATTGAATACTTAAATTAAGTAATGGCAACAGTTgattcatatcaaaatattatttattaaagtacatGAGTATTTACAAGCAGTTATCATcagcattttaataaaaatccagTTATCACCAGTTCGAAATATGGTcgaacttattattaatttgccataatattttttaaataaacctgaCTAAACTatccacatttttttaaagatccgtataatattctaaagtattcaatattttaaaactcgtATCTTATTAATCGTAGTattatatcaacataaaaagTCTCTCTTCACGATATTTACATATCAACTAGGTCAAAAATCTATTAActtacgttaaattataatcgGCGTGCTTTAGATGTGTGAGTGAGGCTTGTGCTTAAAATATGTCTTAGTGTGTGCGAAACGACTAAgagaaaatacatattttagataactttattttattaaagaataatttaatgcaGAAGGCCGCGATCTGTGATTGAGCGGAACCttcaaaatcataatcaaaatattattactcaagtacgctcataaaagcacttttgaattgtcatattgtattgaactaaatgtaaagctaccacgaTTTCGGAAactagattctatcgagaaggtTCTTCACGAAACTCTTCTAATTTACTGCCATACGGCGAACGATATCTAAGCTAACATATTGACTTACCGTTCCTTGATCCGTTGTATTTCTTCTTGTATTAAAATCGCTTATCTTTCCTTCTCGTTCTTTATCGTTTTCGAGTTTATTATTTTCGGATTGAGATCTGACAGCGCTGCTTgcgttatctttattatttatatgattattatatgttGTAGTATGCTCATTAGATAGTGTAATAGGTTTAATTGTGCGAATTTCTGGTGAATTTTTTGCAGCTGGCTCGCTGCCGTTGCCGTCAATATCTgtgaacattaattttatatcaagttgtttatttatgtatatatataatagatctACATTGTATGCACCTGATACTGAACGATGGAGCACAAGTAGCAGCACTAAGCACAAGTTGGTGACGCATTCATAATGTGAGATATGGTTAGAATTTCATACAgacgacaaaaaaatattatgattccTAATTTTGTTATCAGGAACAATATGCGACATTATTTATGAAGGGTATACACTGCACATTATTTATAaggacttataaaatattttaaagttgaacGTACCcgtatctaatataaaattttatagttttatgatAACTATTGCTTcagttatataatgtttaataaatagattgttGATgtgttagtaaaattttattgtttacgttAATCCTGATTACATAGACTTAAATACAACGGTTTTTAATATAGCTATTTAACTGACAACTGGTCAAAGATTGTAGAGCCTTCATATGAATTTTGGTAACATTGCTTAAGATACGATACgacgataatttatttttgttttgtttcgttTATTCTACGAGTGATTCAAAAGCTAACATTAGCATGCTACTCAGATCAAGGAGAAATAACGGATCGCGGGACAAATGTTTGGATAAAATGGATACTAGTTATTCAATAGAATTATTCTGTGGTACGTTATTATTAGTCGTTGTTTCGTTCTTGATCTCGTCCAGAATAGCTCAGTGAGCAAGGATTTATTAACGATGGTAGAAAAATTTGTACATACCTTTAAATGATAGAAATCGCCTTTCGTCTCGGTCGACGTTGGTATCTCTATGTCGATGTAGAGCTGGCAGAGACATGAGGTGGGAAGGGGGTTGGTAGTATTTCAGAGATTCGGTTTTTGCGGCCTGACGTATTGCGTGTAACCTTTCGAGAATTTCACGGAGTTcctgaaataaaacattattaatgtcAGTTTTCCAAATTGTTTTTGCTCTGGCCGGGGTATTTTAAAGtgattcaatataaaatgaattgtaaGATATCTctgacatataaataaaatattttaattcaataaatatatcaaaaaaaataataataataatgaccgGCTGAAATGGTGGTCAAAATCCCAGCAGTATTTaaccgttgaatcgcaattgtGATGCCCTAGACGAAAAAGAAACAAGTCTtcatgtaacaaatattatataagtattacctTAGGATCATGATCCGTGACGTCAACAGAGGGCACGTTGCCCAATGACGTCACGTTCGCTTTCTGGTTAGGATCGTGGAATTTGATTCCAGCCTTGTGCCTTTTCATTGTACCTGTAAAATGAATCCCTCTAAATACATGTAATCAATAATCATtcacgaaacaaaaaaaatctgttcGTTTGTTCGTCAGTTTTTTCGATGTAAAGTTGATCTGAACACTTGCTCTGAAGAAGTCTTCATTATTTAACTAATGtgtaacatttaaacaattttaatagacAGATAAAGTCGGATGTTATTTTAAGTCGCATAAGAAAATAATGCACCAGACGTTGAAATGTATGGATGCGATAGAAAATTGATCATGATTGTATTCAGGACAAGTATTGTTTTGTCTTTATGATCACGTGAAACCCTATCTAATGTTACGAGTACAGCGATAAGAACTGTAGAGAATAAACAGACAAGCTTAATGATTCATTCGTggagtaaataattataattcaattgttttaacgCACTTTATGTATTTAGACAATAAAGTAAATGttgattttcaaatttagattacattacaattaatcTTATAGTATGTGGTAAAGGAAAAAAGCAATATTGGCATGTGTTGGTTTAATTTCTACCACGAGGTTAAAGATTTTAAGAATTAGGTATGTAGTTTTTCGAGACGAGTTTAGGTCTTttctcagcagtgggaaatatagtgataaaaaaatcaagtaacGGACTTGACTTACCTTTTGATTTTGGACTTAAAGAATTGCTAAAATTACATAATGCTAGATTAATTCGGTCGAATGCACATTTTGGACAGAGTAGTTTTACATTCAGTGAAACAGTCCTCTAAATTGAAAATGAgagagtttaatttaattattgtatcatAAAGTTTATATGTTCTATTATCTGTTTTTTCTGCCtggcacaaccactctgtggaaccagctttcgccggtggtttttcgaaccgatacgacttgggaactttcaagaaaagagtgtactccttccttaaaggccggcaacgcatctgcaaaccccccggtgttgcagatatccatgggtggtggtagtcactttccatcaggtgagcctcctgctcgtttgccaactatcacataaaaaaagtcAGCAACATACGTAAGTCAACATATGTCCAAACTTACCAGGATCATTTGCTTTTCCATCTTCTTTATTGAGTTGATGTATCTTCTCGAGCAGCGAGGAGTTGGACAGTAGCCCAAGTTTGTGAGCTTCTATTAGCTCATCTAATTCTTCTGATGAATCGTCACCAATGTAAGCGCATTCCTGGAGGTGTTTGTAACCTTTGATCATGATAAGAGATGCTCCAGGCCACCTGAATGGATCGGTATttctaagtttattttatttgtataattgataTCAACTAAATTTTacggtaaaatataaaatctgatGGAGATCTGCCTCTAAGCAATTGTGCAGGTGGGCTTgtctagttattaaaaattaactttgagAACAACAgctgatttaaatgtaaaatataaaattacaaacctGACGCATGAAGATAAAGTCACTGTTGATCCCTGGAGAAGATAAAATCCCCAGTATTCCTTCATATCATCCTCTAGTTCCAATTCCCTTGTCATTGAAACAGGGACTAACTCCTCAGTGAGCTCAGGAGGGCCTGGGACTACGAAAGCATTGAAGGTCGCATTTGATTTTACGACTTGTCTCTGTTGAaagatatacttatataaattaacgtaCTAATTGTGGGCTGTAAATTAAAGTCTCTACAGTATCTCTACACTATATTGTGAATTGATTTGTTGTtgtgtttgttgttgttgttattgaAGATGGCTTTATTGTATGAAGATGCGTAAGCGTTATTTATCATGTTggcatttttttaaagagtacAAGCAATGTCTCATTTTAAGGAATTGGTAATATCTCCAATTCAGTTTAATGCTTTTTCAGGGAGGGGACGACCAACGATGACCCGTAAACTATTGTGCTATAGACGCTTGAATAGCATGGCTTtagatttgatatttttgtatttcaattgcGTACAATAACAGCAATCGATGTTCCGCATACAACACATACTcgatagtaaaaataaacaaagtttagTGTTACTTTCCAGACTTGAAACTACGATTAAGAATCATTTGAGTACATATTGTCACAGCCgtagtaaaatttaaactatgtacATATACAATACTTATAATGTCAAGATCTTAAAACGCGAGAGTCCTTTGACGGGGAACAACGTTTACTTAAATTCATTTCATCGAATACAACAGTACACATCATTATTTACTCGtgtgacaataaataaaacgaccGATAATGTCTTTATCTAATACGTGATAAAACAGACTTGAATATAGAACAACTCTTGTAATTGTGATTGTTGTATGCGTTTAGtaagaacaaataatattatttatatggaagattttaatatatattactcgtAATATATAAAGCTGATCAGTTTGAATGCTCTATATATAATGCTAATataacgttggtggcgcattgacggttTAAGATATGGTTTATATTGCTTACAATGTTTAtggtggtaatcacttaccatgacccatttgccaggctgtctattattatttatagaataaaaaatagaaaaaacgaGAGGTGAAGTGTGAGATCGACTTCCGGTTGGTAATTTTCGTTGTATACTATGACGTAATTACGAATTcgttatatcaattttttaaaagttacgaAATAAACCCACACACACACGTGAACCTTGCGTCATGTGCGTTTGATTATAAAACGTTACATATAGAAACTTTGCATTTAAATTCGACCTTGACATTTTACTGTCATGGCGTATCTTATAAAACTTCACTTCGAAtgaatagaattatatatacgaTGATGTTATTGTGCAATATCGCAAATAATTCAGTATGTTTATTAGATGCGGCCAATTAGCGTATATTATGAGCTGGTGAAAATCAATCGTACAAattcattgaataaaatttaaataatttctattggaaattatattttattatagttgataattattatgaggcattaaattttttatcttaaatgcGGTACGAAATCATTTCAATTTGAAGCATTCTGTAAGTTAAACCGGCTAAGAACTAgcctctttttttatttattatatcggtaggcggacgagcaaatgggccacctgatggtaagtggtcaccaccgcccatagacaatggcgttgtaagaaatattaaccattccttacatcaccaatgcgccaccaaccttgggaaccaagatgttacgtcccttgtgcctgtagttacaatggctcactcacccttcaaaccgaaacacaacaatactgagtactgctgtttggcggtagaatatatgatgagtgggtggtacctacccagacgggcttgcacaaagccctaccaccaagtaatactAGATAGATTAGACAGATATATTTGAGTGCATGAGTATGCAAACACTGGTTATTTCTCTATTATTTCACTCTCTGATGGACCTGATGAACGTGGGAGATCTGATGGGACGGTAGATCCCATGACCGATAGAGTTCACCGCAAAACCATTGGCTTTTCGCGCTTTCTAAAGTTTGGGAGTAAAAACTCTGTTACTGAGAACTTGTAAATCAAAATGAACCTGAGAATTTGAACCTAAGACTTCTGCGGTCTTATCAGCTGATcaatagacaaataaaaaaggCGGCGGGGCAAATATCCCATCATAACTATTCacgtattaaccattccttgttGCCAATACACCATCAACCTtaggagctaaaatgttatttaacctGTACACAGGGTTAgtcatcctttaaaccggaacacaatcaTACACAactctaccatcaagtaaaccaagtatttaatatataaccaatataatcaattatggTTATAAAGATACAGGTACAATAATTCCAAATACAATAAACCCCAGTACTTTTTAGGTGTTTGACTCTGAGTTCAGACAACTTAAAAAAACTGGTATTGTTCTAGAAAGTGGACAAGTATAATAACTACGTACAGACCTACCTGACACCAAGTTGGAGATATTTTGCTGTCAATCAAACGCATGTCAGTCATGCTCATTGGGTACATTTGACCGGAAAAGACACGATACCTGCaaaaaattcattataaatttctaatattttcaaCCATCTTTTATTgaacttgcaatgtttgtttaaGTCAAATCATGCAAGCCGAATTAGTGCCATTTCCATTCGACACCCAGGATTGGCTCCAGGCGAAGAAACTCCTCAACAGTGAATAGTATagacattacattttatacactATACAAAATACCTCAACTCCGCCTATAAACATTGGTTGTTTAAAAAATGGTAACAATTCTTACATCGTCCTTGCGCCAAcaatattgggaactaagatccgagtcactcaaccttcaaatcggaacacaacaaaactaaatattactgctaggcggtagaatatctgatgagtgggtggtataaGCCCAGACGAGCTTAcaaaaagctctaccaccaagtaaatatgtaTTCCTATATTGGCTTTGTTTAcgagttaattaatattttatttaataagttatatatatatatatattagtaaataaataccaattcACATATTTATCCCACTTTTATTCATAATGTATCGGTTTCTATCCCTATGGGATTCACTATGGCTGATATAAAATCAGGTCggtattatcaaatattttctcaagccttctaaatattatagattGTGTTAATTGATCAGTAAGGTATTTAAACAGCACATTCCTTAAGATAACAGAAGTTATTCCGTCATGTATATTAAGAAGatttaaagtacataattaaTCTAACACGactataattcatataaattttaactattatgactttattgtttgtttaaacttcattgtatttaactaacatgactgtattttttaattttgaagagtaactacttaatttcttgccggttcttctcggtagaatctacattccgaactcgTGGTAGCTccacttaatacagtttgttaaatgacgattcaaaagtgcttgtaaaagcctacttgttTTTGATCGTCGTCGAGTCGTGGTTTTGATTTTAAAGTCCCTTATAGCCTCCTTTCAATCTCTTTAATTccattaatatcataattactCAAGTGTTAGGGTTACAGTTCtagtatcataataatataatattaatgtttttttgttaatttagtcTAAAGAAACTCTTGACTATAGGTTACCTagatgtatatttataacaacatcGATGATTTCATAGAGAATAGTGTCAAATAATTCTAGAGTAAGAGCTTTAAGCTGCAAGCTGTAAGagagtacattttgattttgttttttcagcGGTCATATCGCTTGTTGCTTTTGCACCTTATTATTTCTTCGCCTTTGGGGTAAGATTAATTCGTATGTCATATCCATGACGGCATACAGTATGACGTTCTCTTTTACCGTCATTCCAATCCATCTCCCCCCCCCCTCTCAACGCTCTTGTAAATTCATGGCGcggatattattaattatattatttgattcttttgcaattatatattttttttcaattcaagaTCACATCTTTGTAACCGGTAGAGTATTTTATACGAGTCGGTGCTCTCGGTCGAGTCGATATGAACCGGctttacaattaattcaaaactgtaTGATGACGATTTAAAAACCAATCGCTCCTATATGTTTACATCTTTgctatatattcttaaaataataaaaattaattaatacagtaACTAATCTCtttgtttctatatattttattcgatatatatttatcgGTTTGTTGTAATTATACACTAAAACTGTATGTGTATATCAATTGTCATGTTTTACATCGAGCAGTCGCCACGTGTGggcaatttttttcattaaatataattgcattGTTGTGGAATCGTTAATTTAATTCGAAGATTATGCGAACGGAAGGTTCAATCTAAGTTTGAGATTTTGTCATTTGTGAGATCGTTAACGGTCTAGATTAAGCTGGCTCACGCCGAAATCAAATCCAGTACCATATTGCTCAAAAAACAGCGACTATTCTGAGGaaatgctaaatatttttactggctTACTACATATAAACTAAAGagtatctttactaatattataaatgcgaaagtaactctgtctgtctatctgtttgaTGCTCCGTCGCGACCAAAACACTGAgctgaatttgataaaatttggtatacaGCAAGTTTGCAACCTAAGGAAGTATATCGGTTTTTTATGCTGAAAACTGACGGCTAAaacaagcgaagccgcgggcagaTTCGTAATTCAttgttagtattattaaaaagataagtATGTCAATGATCTTACCTCATGTACAGTGGTACAAATATGAAAACACAGGGCAGCACTATCATCAAGATCAGTAAGCGACATAACCTGATCGGTCCTTTGTAACATGACCGTGAGGCTATTTGACTGAACTGCCGAGTGGGCCGTGGTCGGGGAAGTCCagctacaaaaaaataattaaatatttttactaatatttctttcaaatatctGTCTATAAAAGAACAGCTTAAGTGAAGCCGAATTGTCTtgacagatattttttaaaagaaagcgAGATGTCGGGGGACAGCctgttggaacgaagttgctttcgctgtATAAATCGCAAtttacaaatttgaaaataatagaaagagagAATGAGAGCTTTCCCTCTCGCCTGGATGCATAACCCTTACGTCACGACGTCTGGCAGTTACTGGCCGCGTAAAACAACTCCGTTCCAATAACTTATATTCCGTGGATATTTAACAGTAGTACACGAAAAGGAAATAcagagttattaattttaaattacgttataattataaaaattatattattatttataggtgccgagatggcccagtggtgctGAACGCTAGCATCTTATccgatgattgctggttcaaacccgggccagcaccactgtattttcatgtgcctaatttgtgcttataattcatctcatgctcggcagttaatttaaaaatcgtgaggaaatccGCATGAGtctaaattcaatgaaattctgctacatagtatgtctaccaacccgcattgtacCAGTTTGGTGTAATAAGCTCCAATCTtactcctcaatgggagaggatgccttagcccagcagtgggatactcATAGTctgtaacttatttattataatatatatatgaaaacatattCTTCTAAATACTTACATTCCAAGGGCACTAGTTCCTGTGGGTCCATGTTTGTGTATATCTTCTTGTCATAATTTATTCACTACAAATTCAATCGCTGTCCTCATCTATTCGATATAATATTCATGTGTCGTAACGCGCAATATCTGTttgaacaattaataaaacacgTGTTATCtgtacaaatacataatattgaacGTCTGTCTGTGATAACAGAATAACTTGTTTGTTATGgctttaagttaaaaaattataaaaaaaaaaattctgtctTCTTTTAATGAAATGGTTATCGAACTGGAAAATGTGCCATCGCTCGAAgacattattttacaatcattatttaaatctccaatgcgcaaccaacttCGATAATAAGTTgcgtcccttgtgcccgtagttacactggacgACTCACTCTTCAAAACTGAACACAACAAACAGACAACAACGCGTGGGTGGAGCCTACCCTAGTTTTTTTTCTCGCGCTGGTAAACTCGTTAcccgcttcccccacgtgatgttTATGAGATGGGGGAGTATGTGGGACGCGCCGGTGTCCTGGACgtcgagtgcgcccaggtacaccggaatacccactaaaaaccagcggtaccctctctgtcttttcggcgggcgccacgggatcgcttacgcatgctaccgtgacgccctgacggtcggcccgcatatgcgggcctccaacatcTAGTGGGGaagcctacccagacggacttttatgcaaaaaaaaattatcaatatttctaTTCACCATTGTACACTGATAAAAATAACAGACTTCAAATAATGA
Coding sequences within:
- the LOC113397729 gene encoding uncharacterized protein LOC113397729 isoform X1, producing MDPQELVPLESGLPRPRPTRQFSQIASRSCYKGPIRLCRLLILMIVLPCVFIFVPLYMRYRVFSGQMYPMSMTDMRLIDSKISPTWCQRQVVKSNATFNAFVVPGPPELTEELVPVSMTRELELEDDMKEYWGFYLLQGSTVTLSSCVRWPGASLIMIKGYKHLQECAYIGDDSSEELDELIEAHKLGLLSNSSLLEKIHQLNKEDGKANDPGTMKRHKAGIKFHDPNQKANVTSLGNVPSVDVTDHDPKELREILERLHAIRQAAKTESLKYYQPPSHLMSLPALHRHRDTNVDRDERRFLSFKDIDGNGSEPAAKNSPEIRTIKPITLSNEHTTTYNNHINNKDNASSAVRSQSENNKLENDKEREGKISDFNTRRNTTDQGTRNNEETNSKEVYEEVLKQLQSLGDRGKRVLMRLHERMGVTENNKINKPTITSSDEELDHLRKILVEAIDEEKTKSQRQQKRRDARETARNKRELLLGQIELEKQLNADDEARDYAAEEGLEPDGYAEHHHQINETTAFDMSNSEFWSSFSSSEEALLECAGLILNLPLTPHASCQPGAPDKETHAASRANALTYRVPANGYYFFVFNSENEVQRNFIRARFDLQKTRYDVARTTLRECRNSTDRCDLSLDIFSSQKVVLELPLRNNDSLWNEQFVIISECEPRTSVYLACVIAVPIIILAFAFQ